In Rhinolophus ferrumequinum isolate MPI-CBG mRhiFer1 chromosome 8, mRhiFer1_v1.p, whole genome shotgun sequence, the DNA window GATTGCAAATGACACGTTCCAGCGGAGAGCTGGGTAAGTGTCAGGGCAAGCAGCGGGCCTGGTGCAGAAAGTGCGCGAAGCGTGCCCTCCAGGGAAGAAAACAGCTGCTACCACACTGGAGACGGAGGTAAAATGAAAAACCATGGGGTGGGTATAAAGGAGGACGGCCTGGCTCTGAAGAGACTTAGAGAAGTTAGAAGACTCCATGTGGGCTTAGGAAGGAAACAGCTCTGGATCCGGGGAACAGAACTGGAAACTGATGGCTGGGAAATGAACCAGTGGGAGTCTGAGAACATGCCTGCGCTGAGCAGTGTGGTTGGGCGGGTCCGTGAGGCTGTGCCCTCACCCACACCGGGAGTTCAGCGGGTCTGAGGCTGCTGCTTGCAGCGGCCCTGAGGGATTCCCGAGCAGAGATTCCTGAGCACAAGTACCAGTGTCAGCTGTCCTTCCTGTTTCCCACCACTGAGTGACACTCATCTCTAGACAGCCGATCAAGTTGCTTTCAGTAGCCCCAGAGCTCTGGAGATCTCATTTGGAATTTCTAAAGAAACCCACTCTCAGCATTAACCACAGGCTAGGGTACATTTCTTGGCGCGATTTTCCTGTGACAAATCAATacctttttacattttctgaactGTTGATGGAGAAAGCAGTTTCTGCCCACCAGTCTCACTAATAAATCTACAGATCCCtgagtgaaacatttaaaatatagtttctttgaaaataaaagcataaaccattttaaattatatgtctTAAGAAGTCAACATTCTTGAGCTCTTCAGAATAAAACGGAAAAAATTGTGTTTACTTAAGGGAGACAGACCATGGATATTAAACGTCAAAAATAGGTCATGGAAATAATATCTCATTTTCTATTGCATATTATTAACCTGTCTCTTGTTCcaccttttttgttcttttaaactgGAAAATTGTGACCTCCTGTTCAGTGCACAGATCTATTTAAATATCTAACCCCCAGAAAAAGGTCCCATCTCCTCTCAAGTTTGTCAGTTGCTTTATATTGGTAAAGGTGTTTTGCCACCCTCGTTGTGTTTATATTTACTACTGAGAAATGTCACCAGTGTTGAAATGCATTCTGGGTTGCGACAACAGCTTCTCTCCAAGCTTTCTGAAATTATTGACTAGCTCTCATTACTAAATactagctttttgtttttagaaactgGCATATGGAACaccttaaaaatattgttaattattCTGCACTTCCGAAAGTATTCATATTTCAGTTTCTCTGCTCTTATACATCTGCCTTCCCTACAGAGTCCATCATTACCTTATAGAAACCCCAAATATCCATATCAGTGTGTCACTTAATCTATACGATGAGCTTAAATAACACAATCATAGAACCTGACCCTAGCGAGTTCTCAGCACATAGAGGTTACAGACCAAGTTTAcgtggccacacacacacagcccagtcTTGGTTGTAATACCAATTGCTATACTTCACCTTTAGACCCACCTGTACAATCCTGCACAATGTTTTACCCACTTTCCACACAATATTCCTTTTCAGCATTGAGCCTTAGCTCATGCCCCAGCTTTCATTAAAAGAGTATTTAAAACGGGTGttcaaactgcggcccgcgggccaactgcggcccgctgtccatttttaattggcccacagcaaattccaaacatatatttagttcacttaaataaaccaagtgaggcaatacgtccttcacctcgagtgagtggcccggctgtttgtgtattttactgcatacggcccttgaaaaaagtttggacacccctgatttaaaaCAAGGCATACATGAAACATGGCAATGCTGCtgctctatttttgttttgaaagctGCTATTAGGAGGTTTGGGGAGGATAATTACTAATTATTATGATTCCTTTCAtctgctagctttgggtttagtttgttctttctttcctagTTCCTTAAGGTGTGAAGTCAGGttgatgattggataaatttcttcctttttaaaattatttttaaaattttacttttcaattatacttgacatacaatattatattagtttcagatattcAACATAGTGACTAGATGTTTATATgctttatgaagtgatcaccacgataagtctagtacccacctggcactatacatagttattaaacaaACATGGGGCAGCAATACTCacatcagacaaagtagactttaaaacagactgTAAAAGGAGACAATGAAAGGAATTACGTAATACTAAAGGCGTCAATCCCAGAAAAGGATACAACAAATATAATTATGCAACCaacgtaggagcacctaaatatataaagcaaatattaacaaaaataaagggagaaattaacagTATTACAATAACAGTGGGGGACTTTAATACCCTATTTACATTAATGAATAGATTATCCAAACAAAATTAATACGGAAACAATGACCTGAAATGTCATATTAGATCAGatatacttacatttttttatacttacaaagatatttacaaaacatttttccccaaaactgcagaatacatactttttcaagtgcacatagaacattctgaaggattgatcacatattaggccacaaaataagtctcaataaattaaaaaagactgaAGTCACATCAAGCAACTTTCCTGATCACAAGAGTATGAAAGTAGAAACTAACTGcaagaataaaactagaaaaaacataaacatatggAGATTAAATGGCATGCTACTACACAATCAAtaactcaaagaagaaataaaaaaactactTCGAGACaagtgaaaatagaaacacaaatttccaaaatctatgggatgcagcaaaaggaattctaagagggaagttcatagctaTACAGGCctacatcaagaaacaagaaacatcccaaataaacaatattGACAtgtaaaggaactagaaaaagaaaaacaaaatcaaaagtaagcagaaggaaggaaataataaacatcaaagtggaaataaacgaactggagacttaaaaaaaatagaaaagaccaatgaaactaagagataattctttgaaaagataaacaaaattaacaagccATTAGCCAAACTCATCATGAAAAAAcaagcccaaataaataaaatcagaaatgaaagataagtTACAACTgacagcacagaaataaaaatgatttaagaatAGTACAAcaaattatataccaacaaattggacaacctggaagaaaaggataattttctagaaacatacaaccttccaagactgaaccaaaaagaaacagaaaaatctgaagaGGCTgattactagcaatgaaattaaagcagtaatcaaaaaactcccaacaaacaaaaatcaaggaccagatggcttcacaagtaaatttcaccaaacatttaaagaacaatcagtacctatccttctcaaactattccaaaaaattgaagaaggaatgcttccaaactcattctatgaagccagcattacacTGAtatcaaaacaagacaaagacattacaaaaaaaaaaaaaagcagtttaaaTTACACCCTGCCACTTCCCTCTCTGTCAacatttctgctgagaaattagctgatagtcttatgggttTCCTTTGTATGAAACTCGTTTTCCTCTTGCTACCTTCAAgattgtctttaacttttgccattttaatgacaGTATGTGTTGCTTTGGGTCCCTTTGGGTTCATGTTGTTTGaaactctgtgcttcctggacctggatgtctgtttccttccccaggttaggaaagttttcagacatatttcttcaaataaactttctgcccttttctctcttctcctttcggGATTCCTGTAATGCAAATGTACACTTTGATACActttatgttgtcccagaggccccttagactgtcccatttttaaaattcttttttctttttgctgttctgatggggTGGTTTCCATTATTCTGTATTCCAGGTCACTAATCCATTCTTCTGtattatctaatctgctgttgtttccttctagtgtatttttcatttcagttattatattcttcagctCTGATTTGTTCTTTAGTATACTTTCTGAACTCCTTGTCAAACTTTTCCCTGAGTTCCTCTATTCAACTCTCAAGTTTGATGAGGATCATTGTGactttctttaaattctttatcaAGTAAATTACTTATCTCTGTTTGATTAGGGTTTGGGGGGATGGTTTtgttcttgttccttcatttagaACATAttcctctgtcttctcattttgtttgactttctgtgtttctttatATGAATTagacttttgccattttaattacaatatggtTGCTTTGGTTCTCTTTGGATTCATGTTGTCTGAAACTCTCTATGTTTCCTGGACCTGAATGTCTGTTAAACAGCTCTCTCTCTCAATCTTGAAAAAGTGGCCTGTGTACAAGCGATCTCTGCATAGAGTGTGCCAGGTGAAGTTACcttgtttctccaaaaataagaccttgccggatcatcagctctaatgcgtcttttggaacaaaaattaatataagacctggtcttattttactataataaaatataataaatataaatataatgtaatatatcatatatataatatatatataaatataatataatacaatataatataataccggcaATCTGCAGGTTCCACAggccttcctcccaccccaggggCTGCGGATGTAGTCTTCAGGGTCTTCGAGTTTTCTgatcctttttaaagttttttatttcagtggTAATGTAAACAATGACGCTTCACTCTTCTGGCTCATCTAAAGATTGGGGTGCCCACCTTTATAGCTGAGATTACTCTCCCTGTGCTAACCGATCCAAAGACAGATGCCAGGGGCTGCAAGAAGCTGTTCCTCTAAGAGGCCTCATACATTATTCATGTTCGAGAAACTCTGGATTAGCGTATTTATCTGTGGGAAAATTATCTGCTCTAAGACCATACATAATTTAGATATTTGCAAAGTTTTCAGCTGAAATCTTTACTGGCGAGGGTCACCTAAATATATCCTGACTCTCGCACAGGACTTGGGGGGTTGAACTGCTGCCGTTAGGACCTGGGTGGGTCCTCCGTGGACTCCTCCGGTGCCCGGAGGTGGGTCCGCTTTTCCCACAGGTTGGTTGTGTACCAGCTTCCAGAAGTTTTCAGCCAGGACGCTCTTGAGGAATCCCATAAGCACACAAAAGAAAAGCGTCTGGCTCTCCAGCCAGAAGGCGAGACCCGAAACTCCTGGGCCCCTCGGACAGATTTATTTTTAGAGACGAGCGGCTCCGCTGAGACGCGTCCTGTTGGGACGGCGCGGAGCCCGCACCCACACATTGCAGGGACGTTGCCTTCTGACACCATCTCCAACGAAGCCGCACAAGCCTCTGGGTGGCCGGCGAAGGGGCGTTCCAACGTCTCCAAAGTACTTTTGCTCTCGCTACTGGGCCTTCAGCCTGTCACCTGAGAGTGGTGAGGAGAGAGGCCCCTCGCTAGCAGTCCTGTCCCCCCATTCTTTTGAATATCCTGACACTACGGGAATGAAGACTAGCCATGAAGAGTGTTCCTGGGCTCCTGGATCAGCTGCTGAAAATGAGAACCCTGTGCGCAGAGAGGAGCCGCCTGCCATTTGGCCAGAGCAGGACAGGGAGGGCGGGCTCCGGTCCAGCCGCCAGGGTCAGGGTCAGCCTCGGCCACCAGGAGGCACGGCCTCTCCCACTGTCCTCTCTCTGCCACCGGCTTCAGTCCCAGAATAGCTGAGGAGGTTTGGGAAATTCAcactctaaaaatatttccttttttcatgtaGGCAAGATAACAGGGGTGGCAGTGCGTTACTAAGAATGCGGTTCCCTCCTTATGTAACACGGCCAAAAATAAAGAGTGTTCTGGGCCAAAAATAGGGCTGAGAAAGAGGAATGGGAATAAATAGCACTGGCAAGTCATTATTTACTCAAAGTGTCAAATGGCTGAAGAACTTCAGAGAACTTTTGATCCACATCCCGTCGCTTATTAGCGCTTCCTGGCCCCGGGAGGGAGCCGAGGTCCCTTTCCTGACGCGTGTGTAACGTAAGCAGGTGTGTAAGCAGGAGAGGCTGCGGGAGGAAAGGGAGGTGGAGAGCAGCCGAGCTCACGCCCTCCGTGTCCTTAGCAAACAGGAGGACAGGACGGTGGGTGCCTTAAGTAACGGGTATTTCCTCCTGAGACCCCATCCCGCTGCGTCGTGTCACAGGAAGGGCGCGGATGGCGCTGGAGCGCAGGCGGAGCGGCACTCGTGCTGGGGGCTGCTACGGTGGCaggtggctgggctggggctgacGACAAGCCACAGATCCCCGGGGCAGGCGCTTCCCTCTCACGACAGAGCAGCCGGCCCCTCGAGGGGTCCACGCTCACGCGCCCTCACTGCCCACCGCCCAGGCTTCGCCAAGTCCCATCCATGTCACTTGCTGAATCACtcaccccatcaccaccaccgcaGGTTGCGGCCACTGCCGGCTACAGCGGGGATCACTGTAGTTCCTGATGGGTCTGCTTCTAGTCTTGCTCCTTCGTTCCCTACTGAAGGCTTTTCCCTCAACCAGGTCCAGCCTCCTCCACAGGCAGGTGAGACCCTTGAACTGGCTGCGCACCCGCCGCGCCTGGCTTCTCCCCAACGACGCCTGGAGCGGGTGACTCTGCCCGGCTTCCCGCCCCAGGCCTTCGCGTCCCAATCTGCTCGGCCTTTATGCATAGCTTTCTCCATGGAGCCTGTGGCCCAAGGAGGGCGGAAGGGATCAAAAGACAGCAGTTCTGGTGATGACACGACA includes these proteins:
- the LOC117025582 gene encoding uncharacterized protein LOC117025582, whose product is MKTSHEECSWAPGSAAENENPVRREEPPAIWPEQDREGGLRSSRQGQGQPRPPGGTASPTVLSLPPASVCKQERLREEREVESSRAHALRVLSKQEDRTVGALSNGYFLLRPHPAASCHRKGADGAGAQAERHSCWGLLRWQVAGLGLTTSHRSPGQALPSHDRAAGPSRGPRSRALTAHRPGFAKSHPCHLLNHSPHHHHRRLRPLPATAGITVVPDGSASSLAPSFPTEGFSLNQVQPPPQAGGWWHQKRRDTDHRAEGHVRRQRLESCSCKPRTTGGRPPAPARKRQGSSTTGFRLGSIRNGLSTAGRHLPSFGPNSQLVQHESAQPTLLPHKPLPTIPWGRGEDKPCKFKIKNEYSVMVLHENKTQLFFHLTGRNGTSLEGLLQLEAAGKCASEWAPSCQQLARPQGAEAGIVESRRGARPPRPVRNWTTCLSSPGRGHVGVVCSAALLGG